One Triticum dicoccoides isolate Atlit2015 ecotype Zavitan unplaced genomic scaffold, WEW_v2.0 scaffold40844, whole genome shotgun sequence genomic region harbors:
- the LOC119346148 gene encoding GDSL esterase/lipase At5g03600-like has translation MGNKNNAHILDLYTAFTDIVNHAPGEGSEQSNNFKRKLTPCCEASTELGYCGQVSPSGKRLYDLCKNPEKNFYWDETYPTTAGWEAVTEALEEPLREFLDRDYVP, from the exons ATGGGGAACAAGAATAATGCCCACATACTGGACCTCTACACTGCCTTCACTGACATCGTTAATCACGCCCCGG GTGAAGGGTCGGAGCAGTCAAACAATTTCAAGCGCAAGCTGACACCTTGCTGTGAGGCTTCCACCGAGCTGGGGTACTGTGGACAGGTTAGCCCTTCAGGGAAGCGCCTCTACGACCTATGCAAGAATCCTGAAAAGAATTTCTACTGGGATGAGACTTACCCGACGACCGCTGGGTGGGAAGCTGTTACAGAGGCACTAGAAGAACCTTTGAGGGAGTTCCTAGATCGGGACTATGTTCCATGA